The Pelobates fuscus isolate aPelFus1 chromosome 2, aPelFus1.pri, whole genome shotgun sequence genome has a segment encoding these proteins:
- the LOC134585101 gene encoding olfactory receptor 2A7-like, with translation MDEDNQTVVTEFILLGLSQNRMTQIVLFVLFLLMYTLTIGGNIFLLCIVLASPRMHTPMYFFLCHLSFLDLFYSSSTVPKMLVDMISIGGGRISYIGCTLQMNFSLFLGETECILLAVMAYDRYIAICFPLRYMVIMSWRRCKNIAVIVWLGCLSCSMFPMISSQHAICKGNIINHFICEVLALLQLVCGDTSYDEAKIVLGSLFTLLTPFAFIIVSYMCIIRSLLKINSVAGRTKAFSTCSSHLTVVMLFYGTSMTLYLGKARNIPEKHKIVSVFYVIVTPMLNPMIYSLRNSEVKRALRKI, from the coding sequence ATGGATGAGGACAACCAAACTGTTGTTACAGAATTCATTCTATTAGGACTATCCCAGAATCGAATGACTCAGATTGtgctgtttgttttgtttttattgatgtACACATTGACTATTGGTGGAAATATTTTTTTGCTATGTATTGTTCTAGCCAGCCCTCGTATGCACACGCCCATGTACTTTTTTCTCTGTCATTTATCTTTTCTGGATTTATTCTACTCCTCAAGCACAGTTCCAAAAATGTTAGTGGACATGATTTCCATAGGAGGAGGGCGTATATCATACATTGGATGTACCTTGCAAATGAATTTCAGCCTTTTTCTAGGGGAAACGGAATGTATCCTGCTTGCCGTAATGGCGTATGATCGCTACATTGCAATATGCTTCCCTTTGCGTTACATGGTCATTATGAGCTGGCGAAGGTGTAAAAATATTGCAGTTATTGTCTGGTTGGGATGTTTGAGTTGTTCAATGTTTCCTATGATTTCCAGCCAACACGCAATCTGCAAAGGAAATATAATAAACCATTTTATTTGTGAGGTTCTAGCTCTTCTTCAACTGGTTTGTGGAGACACTTCCTACGATGAAGCAAAAATAGTATTGGGAAGTTTATTCACACTATTAACTCCTTTTGCCTTTATTATAGTATCGTATATGTGTATTATCAGATCACTGTTAAAAATTAATTCTGTGGCTGGAAGGACAAAGGCTTTTTCGACATGTAGTTCACATCTGACTGTTGTAATGCTATTTTATGGGACCAGTATGACCTTGTACCTAGGAAAGGCAAGAAATATTCCAGAAAAACACAAGATTGTTTCGGTGTTTTATGTGATTGTTACACCCATGCTAAACCCTATGATTTACAGCTTAAGAAACAGTGAAGTTAAAAGAGCTTtaaggaaaatataa